The stretch of DNA CATGCATGCTCGACGACGGCTGAAAACGAATTGACACCGTCAACCGACCAGTTCCTTGGCCTCATCAATTCTTTCAATAATTTTGCCTTGAACCGATCAACACAACCAGCTAGCTGCACGCTTGTACGTAGGAGTACGTACTTGTGCCGCCTGTATATATACACATAAGCATAGGCACTTGAGAGGCCAAGCACCAGAACAGCAAAGCTAGCGAGTAATCCCAGGCTCCCAGCACATTAACACACGGCCACACACTGCTACCACAGCCACTAATCTCAGGTGATCACCAAATCAAGCAGGCGAAGATGGTGCACGCCGCGACAGCCGAGCGCTTCAGCAGCGTGTTCGCCTCCTTCGACCGCGACGCCGACGGCAAGATCTCGGCGGCGGAGCTGCGGCAGTGCATGAAGGCGGCGCTGGGCGAGGACGTTTCGGTGGAGGACGCCGAGGCGCTCGTGGCGTCGGCAGATGCCGACGGCGACCGGCTGCTGAATGAGGAGGAGTTCCTCAAGCTGCTGGCGCGGCCGGAGAcagaggcggaggaggagcggTGCAGGGGGCTGAGGGAGGCGTTCGCGATGTACGAGGTGAAGGGAGAAGGCTGCATCACGCCGGCGAGCCTGATGCGGATGCTCGGCAGGCTGGGGTCCGAGCAGGGCATCGAGGAGTGCCGCGCCATGATCCGCAGGTTTGACCTGAATGGAGATGGAGTGGTTTGCTTCGACGAGTTCAAGGTCATGATGGATGCCTAGCAGCTTTTTGTCCATCGGCCAGTCTACTGAATACAGATCCTGATACTTGGCTACAGTTTTAACCCGTACACAGTTTACTAGGTACTTAATCTTTTTTGCCAGGGAATATTGAACAGATTCATCTAATACTTGGCACTATGTTGGCTCGCTCCGTTTGGTTGGAGTAGTAGTGGCATGGATCTTATAAACCGAAATGGATAAAGTACTAGTGGTACAATGCAGAGTTATCTTAGGGCATCTACGTCCGGGCCGTGCCGTCCGGACGTGTTGTGTCATCAAACACAGGTTTGTATTTGTTCGTTGAGCGGTACATACGTGTTTTATTTCATAAACCAGAGACAAACATGGGTGCATCACGTGCGTTCAGATTGCTGCCAAACCCGTGTCTGACCGCTCTGGCCCACCAAAAACACCTCCATCTCCTGCGCGCTTTTTCCATCTGAAACGCTCAGCGGCGCTCCATAGCGTCAATGCCGCATTCATCCCCGTTCAGAGCGGACGCGATCTCTCACTAGCGCCGGCATTGAATCGGCGCGCCCGCCGAGAGAGTGTCGCCCATACCGCTTGCTGATGCAGGTGATTGCTCCGTGTTCAAATGACATGACGGTTGTCCGTCCGTCCGCCTGTTGCCCACCTTAATGACATGCGGTTGCCAAGGCAGATACTTCGGCGCCATCCGTCTGTCCCTCTACCAATCACCATTGTTATATAAACTGCTGCCTCGGTCATAGCCGCAGTCACCCGACTCAAATTCCTTTCTACTCTCTGCGGCACTCTCACCATGGCTTTCTCACGCTACGTACAAAACTATCTCGGACGGACTTACGACGGACCAGAAGAAGAAAATGGGCGCCATTGCTGCCGGAGGATGACGACGCCCCAATGGAGGACGCGGCCGACGATGAGCTGATGGCACCCTCCTCGTTTGCGCCACCCTCTTCCTCCTTCGTGCCACCCTCGCCAaagcattgcaccatgaccatcagTAAGGCTCGTGCCCATTACATGAACATTGTGCGGGAGGAGTAGTTTCGGAaagcgcaggccgacgccgcctacaaccaccagcTCCTCCAGCAGCACCAGTAGGCAGAGGAACAGCTCGCCGCCGGTAGGACTATTGCACCGAACATGAAGCTGCTCGAGTCTTACCGCTCCGCCTGCGAGATCCGCCTCCACCAGTAGAAaaatggtcaaatgtgaagcacattagtgccggtttgaatttgagccggcactaatgtgtccattagtgccggttccaacggctaggcgggaaGACATCATTAGTACCGAttcgtgggcaacctttagtaccggttcatgccaccaaccgatACTAATGAGGTTGTGTCAGGCtgtggtcaggctggggcccccatgaagacctttagtaccggttcatagcatgaaccggtactagagtttcttagtaagctgaattttagtcccacctcaccaagagagaggcagtacgagcggtttataagccatgagtgcagagacgatgaaggagaggcgcaatgctcacctgcacgttgcttagcttcaaacctttcggaatagcatagattgcactgagctatgtgcaatgcagtctacactattccgaaaggcttgaagctaattaaccagcattgcacctctttttttatttttaataacttatttgaactccggactttttgtgttcagtatgcagcattcaaagcgacatcatcaatttccaacatgttctgacatcatttgctatttttcagtcatttcccgatttgtttagagagctaaatgaccgtgaaattgaaaatcactacaaaatgaattctgaaaatgtcgaaacttggcatggtatcatcatttcacccgcatagcatgtgcgaaagagtagagagggtcacggcaaaaactggacgcacttcgtgtacaaactggacaatgcctttcggagtatcagggtttcagacgagaactcatctgttacacaggcacttcaatgttttttaaacttatttgaactccagaatttttttgcgttcagtatgcagcatcCAAAGCGACGTTATGAATtaccaacatgttctgacatcatttgctatttttcagtcatttatcaatttgtttagagagctaaatgaccgtgaaattgaaaatcactacaaaattaactatgaaaatgttgaaacttggcatggtatcatcatttcacccgcatagcatctgcgaaagagtagagagggtgacggcaaaaactggacgcacttcgtgtataaactggacaatgtctttcggagtatcatggtttcagacgagaactcgtctgttacacggacacttcaatgttttttaaacttatttgaaatcTCGACTTCCTTTGCATTCAGTATGCATCATTCAAAGCGACGTtatcaatttccaacacgttctgacatcatttgcttttttcagtcatttaccgatttgtttagagagctaaatgaccatgaaattgaaaatcaatacaaaatgaactatgaaaattttgaaacttggcatgatatcatcatttcacccgcatagtaTGTGCAAAAGaatagagagggtcacggcaaaaactgaacgcacttcatgtacaaactggacaatgtcttttggagtatcagggtttcagacgagaactcatctgttacacggacacttcaatgttttttaaacttatttgaaatcTCGACTTcctttgcgttcagtatgcagcattcaaagcgacgttatcaatttccaacatgttctgacatcatttgctttttttagtcatttaccgatttgtttagagagctaaatgaccgtgaaattgaaaatcactacaaaatgaactatgaaaatgttgaaacttggcatggtatcatcatttcacccgcatagcatgtgcaaaagagtagatagggtcacggcaaaaactggatgcacttcgtgtacaaactggacaatatttttcggagtatcagggtttcggacaagaactcatctgttacacgggcaattcaatgttttttaaacttatttgaaatcCCGACTTCTTTTGCATTCAGTATacagcattcaaagcgacatcatcaatttccaacacgttctgacatcatttgctatttttgagtcatttaccgatttgtttagagagctaaatgactgtgaaattgaaaatcactacaaaatgaactctgaaaatgttgaaacttggcatgacatcatcatttcacccgcatagcacgTGCGAAAGAGTAAAGAGGGTCACGGTAAAAACTGGACgtacttcgtgtacaaactggacaatgtctttcggagtatcaggatttcggacgagaactcatctgttacacgggcacttcaatgttttttaaacttatttgaaatcCAACTtattttgcgttcagtatgcagcattcaaagcgacgtcatcaatttccaacacgttctgacatcatttcctgtttttcagtcatttaccgaattgtttagagagctaaatgaccgtgaaattgaaaatcactacaaaatgaactctgaaaatgttgaaacttgccatggtatcatcatttcacccgtatagcatgtgcgaaagagtagagagggtcacggcaaaaactggacgcatttcgtgtacaaactggacaatgtCTTTCGGAGTATGAGGGTTTCGGACAataactcatctgttacacgggcacttcaatgttttttatacttatttgaaatcccgacttcttttgcgttcagtgtgcagcattcaaagcggcgtcatcaatttccaacatgttctgacatcatttgcttttttcagtcatttaccgaattgtttagagagctaaatgaccgtgaaattgaaaatcactataaaatgaactctgaaaatgttgaaacttgccatagtatcatcatttcacccgcatagcatgtgcgaaagagtagagagggtcacaaaGAAACAAAATACAGAAACAAAattactcagaaataaatagaagaaaataaataaagcagaaaagaaaaaaactatataaaaaaattactcaaaaatacatagaagaaaataaataatgcggaaaagaaaaaaactatataaaaaactactcaaaaataaatagacaaaaagaaataatgcagaaaagaaaaaactataaaaaaattgttggggcgctgcccagtgggcctgccagacctagggtgtgcaaattcAGGCCCAGAAGGTCCggcagactcacagggcagcgcgccatagttaggcccaaaagtctgctatatagaggagttcgaaagAGCAGCCGCGACTGGGTTTATAAatcagtgcggctgcccttcgctcggtgaggtgggactaaacattatGCACCGCGGGTGGCAAcaacacctttagtaccggttcgtggctccaaccggtactaatggggggcctttagtaccggttggagccacaaaccggtactaaaggggtctgcTTCCCGCCGCTTGACCTGGCCaaaattggcctttagtaccggttggtggctccaaccggtattaaaggcccctcctatatatatagcaCTTGCGAAAAATCCAGTTTTCATCTGCGCGCCGCCCGTCTTCTATCCAACTAGCTTCATCGCCCGATATcgtcgccgccgcgccgtcgcccatcgcgcgccgccctcgccgccacCGCTGCGCGCCGTCacccccgccgcccgtcgtcgccgtcccCGCCGCGCGCCGTCGTCCTCGATGCTCGCCGTACGTCGcccccgtcgcccccgccgccacCCCGTACTACGTCGCCATCTCGATCGCGCCGTCacccccgccgcccgtcgtcgccgtcccCGCCGCGCGCCGTCGTCCTCGATGCTTGCCGTACGTCGTCCCCGTCGCCCCCGCTGCCACCCCGTACTACGTCGCCATCTCGATCGCGCCGTCacccccgccgcccgtcgtcgccgtccccgtcgctgTCTCGCGTCGCCGCCCGTAGGCCGTCGCCCAACgctcgtacacacacacacatacacacacatacacacacacaaacacacatattttttttacttattttcttttttctattgtttagattaatgttagatGAGTTACGTAGATAAGAATGTTAGAATGTTAACTAATGTTAGATGAATCAGATAGAAAAGTTTTTAAATAGTCATGTCAATTGTTAgatgaactagttgaattaatataactagtttatttctagtaagaaaattaatagaactagtttatttttagtaagaaaatttaggtatatgagattatttgaactagttgaatcaatataactagtttatttttagtaaatgcttagctGAACTAGttaaattaatagaactagtttatttttagtaagaaaatttaggtatatgagatttgatgatctaattaaaatattactatatataactactttatatattttagtaagaaaattaatagaactagtttatttttagtaaattctTAGTTGAATTTGTTGAATTAAtggaactagtttatttttagtaagaaaattaaggtatatgagatttgatgatttaataaaaatattactatatagaactacctactttattaGATAGAGATttgatcatctaattaacttttaCTTTTTGAACTAACTACCTTATATTTTTAGTAAAttcttagttgaattagttgaattaatagaactagtttatttttagtaagaaaatttaggtatatgagatttgatgatctaatcaaaatattactatatagaactacctactaTATTATATAGAGATTTGATCATCTAATTAACATTttactatatagaactagctacGTTATTTTTAGTAAggaaattaatagaactagtttagttgaattaattagttgaattagttgagctactttatttaggtatattttttgtaagtgcttaattgaattagttgaattaatagaactaataagtgtgTAATGTTTCAtctatgaacataggaatgtcgtctgacgacgaacacgatttcattatgtgcgaatatTGCGAAGACTAGCGCCGCATGTGCGACAGAAAatttctagttgatgataggcgcttcagcatcaagctggataagaacttcgaagtggatacagtaagtcagaacgacaagtcttttttcataattaaggatgacttatgcttcatttgcttcaacttttaattttaatttttcactatttTACTAGcatatcccctgccatgcaagaaattttgtcttggataagataggtttcagtcctaacaaaactatggaggtaaaaaaagtttacttgaagaccgagtatggttataccttcaacgtcaaattacacaatgcagacacatacacctattttgaatgcaaaacttggcaagcactatgcaaggcttatgcatttgagcctgatatggttatcacctttgatattcgtccggaagatgatattgaaggtaatagagacatctgggtcgatgtgcagacgcctctagttctaccattatgtgagtttctcgaccatatttatgtcttcaatattgtttattcaaaaatagttgacaagtTATTTATATTGACAACTTATTTtcaatcaagcaaacatgtccggcgcttggtaggcaggaccgtccactgtcccggggctgaactaaactgcgaggagacaagtcattatgtttcatgacTTGAGGATCTTGATGTTGTCAAGACAAAAAAAATTCCTGCACTTaaaaatgttagtactcaaaacgtgcgaccaatagtgttcgtactgaactacagtcacatatatttaggaaagatgataagatttctactatttctcctcagtgcatcttttgcatacattatttttttaagctaaacttcattgctaagtatgttactatacgatgttcttcaacaggactcccgatgaatgttgtgcctgattggatcaagactaaaggtaccatgaatattgttagcttacggccaagatatcctacaatgcactttagtgcattcaggttttctaatagcgaggaatgcttaataataaaagactggagcaaaattgtgaacgatcgcagagaagtattAGGGGGCAGCAATCAAAAGCGCAACcaacgattaggagacaggttcatctgcatgctccaatatgatgaatcaggaaagctatacatgttctatgctattttacctaagagagagcagcatgagtgattagctagttcatactcttagtacttgtcctctcatgtccgtgttcttcgtcctgaacttaatctcaaagagtgatttgcttttgtggtgttataTATGAgcgcttataatatcattaccatgttgaactcgatgatatctttgcttctggtacaagtgaatgtttcttctttaagctagtgttggtggtgattagatagcgataatgactatatgatgattaagtagtggtaatgagacgactattatatgatgatttttagctagctatgaaaactgttgttggtgatgatatatatgatgcaagagtttttatattaatatgatgatgatgatgatgagttattatatcatttatgaaaaaaaccgcagattagtttcaactggatggattctagctaagtgatcaagtatatgccatatccatattacctcgatcacttaattaggtgatcaagtatatataatatggatatgacatatacttgatgacttagctaggatccacatgcattcagtcaaactaatctgcggtactttcacctaatgatttaacaactcattataatgtaaaataatcactaaattaaattgaaaacacaaaattataataaaaataaaaaataaaaccaaaacacacccaaacattCAGTACCGCTTGGTGTTAATGTCCTACgcgcccccggagctggctcgtgtcacgtggttgccctttagcgccggttcgtgcgtAATCGATACTAAaggggggacctttagtccccacactttagtgccggttaccgaaccggcactaaagggccttacgatgTTGTGCACTAGTGCTCGCCCGCTAGCAGCACCGCCAGCGTCAAGCAGAACTGGAGGCCGCCAACTAGGAGTTTAATAAGGCGGCAAACGAGGTGTGCGGCATGACAGATGACGAGGcggaggacatcgccggctccagCAAGGCCGCACCCCGCCAACACAACCACGAAGCCGGCACATCCGCGGGCGCAGCCCGCAACGATGAAGAGTAGAGCACGGTGGGTCGCCGTCGCTCGCCTTCCCTCCCGTTGAAGCCAAGCTTGGTAGGCTCAACATCGTCGACCGATTAGCCACTTTGCAGCGACGTGGAGGCGGACAACTTCACTTTCCAGGGCTCCGGATGCCGAGGTTACGGAGGTGGAGCTGGAGAGCGCCGAGGCGAAAGTGGAGAAGGCAAAGCATCAGTTCTCGGGGCTAATGGCCGTACATGGGGAACGGGATCCGGCGATAATAGATTAGGCAAATTAATAATACCTCCAGAGCCGGAGGAGCACCGCTTTTAGTTGAAGTAAGTGCGAAATATAATGAAAttcatcatgtttatatgaaatccatcatgtttatctGAAAATCCAGCCGTGTTTGACCAAATTTCGTCCGGTTAGCTCGAATTGTTGTCCAAATGTATGCAGGCAGCGTTGGATGCCGCCTCCCGCGTCCATGTCTACGGACTAGTTTCCCATTGAAGATGCCCTTGCTCTCGTTCTGATATATTGGTCCACCTCGTATTTAGTATCAAACTTTGACTATAAAATTAACAAATAAAACATAGCTTATATGTCAATAGAAAACTACTCCGGCAGCAATCGTCGGCCTGTTGGACTAACTAACTTGCCTGGATTCAAGAGTCTGTGAGTTCCTGAATTTGTGGTTTAGTAGAGTCAATAGTTGGTCAAGTTCATTAGTCCAGTTTATGATCGCTGAGATGCGGTGATGTTTCCGTATCGGCAGCGTGACTGCTTGGTTTTTTG from Triticum urartu cultivar G1812 chromosome 3, Tu2.1, whole genome shotgun sequence encodes:
- the LOC125549350 gene encoding putative calcium-binding protein CML19 — translated: MVHAATAERFSSVFASFDRDADGKISAAELRQCMKAALGEDVSVEDAEALVASADADGDRLLNEEEFLKLLARPETEAEEERCRGLREAFAMYEVKGEGCITPASLMRMLGRLGSEQGIEECRAMIRRFDLNGDGVVCFDEFKVMMDA